In Columba livia isolate bColLiv1 breed racing homer chromosome 8, bColLiv1.pat.W.v2, whole genome shotgun sequence, a single genomic region encodes these proteins:
- the HENMT1 gene encoding small RNA 2'-O-methyltransferase isoform X1 has translation MDKNFQEEQFTGIIKFTPPLYKQRYQFIKDLVGKYKPKKVADLGCADCTLLQMLKFCSCIEVLAGLDICTSVMKENMHRLSPLPGDYLQPAERPLTVTLHQGSVAHKDPCMLGFDLVTCIELIEHLEQSELVKFPEVVFGFMAPRIVVISTPNSEFNALLPGKALFRHPDHKFEWNQAQFQSWALETARRYDYSVEFTGVGHPPTGMENVGFCTQIGVFVRKYPQTSESAQSEKPTEAVYKTVFRAVYPSLKDEKYLKNAVVSEVIFTAQNIKRSLLDHLMAEHEEYNNDPVERKFQFQPSVNRFSEDLGKLVVEKSMEPFVHGNVVYIPLTTIFSFPKVNRLCGTFEKLCKLIAGKVTLSSDGSAVMFNTELENEEN, from the exons atggATAAGAACTTTCAAGAAGAACAGTTTACAGGAATTATTAAATTTACACCTCCTTTGTACAAACAACGCTACCAGTTCATTAAAGATTTAGTGGGGAAATACAAACCTAAAAAG GTGGCAGATTTAGGATGTGCTGACTGTACTCTTCTCCAGATGCTGAAATTCTGCAGTTGTATTGAAGTGTTAGCTGGGCTAGATATCTGCACAAGTGTAATGAAAGAGAACAT GCATAGGTTATCTCCTCTTCCTGGTGATTATTTGCAACCGGCTGAAAGACCCCTAACTGTTACCTTGCATCAGGGTTCAGTTGCCCATAAAGATCCTTGCATGCTTGGTTTTGACTTGGTAACGTGTATTGAACT AATAGAGCACCTGGAACAATCAGAACTAGTGAAGTTTCCTGAAGTGGTGTTTGGTTTCATGGCTCCACGCATAGTTGTGATCAGTACTCCAAATTCTGAATTTAACGCTTTGCTTCCCGGCAAAGCATTATTCAGGCATCCAGACCACAAATTTGAATGGAACCAAGCACAATTTCAAAGCTG ggCTCTAGAGACAGCCAGACGTTATGATTACTCAGTGGAATTTACTGGTGTAGGGCACCCACCAACAGGAATGGAGAATGTTGGGTTTTGTACCCAAATAGGTGTGTTTGTTAGAAAATATCCTCAAACCAGTGAATCTGCTCAGTCTGAGAAACCCACTGAAGCAGTTTACAAAACG GTCTTCAGAGCTGTGTATCCAAGtcttaaagatgagaaatacCTGAAGAATGCAGTGGTCAGTGAAGTTATTTTCACAGCACAAAATATTAAGCGAAGTCTGCTGGACCATTTAATGGCAGAACATGAGGAATACAATAATGATCCCGTTGAGAGAAAATTCCAATTCCAGCCTTCAGTGAACCGTTTTTCAGAAGATCTTGGAAAACTGGTTGTTGAAAAGAGCATGGAACCATTTGTCCATGGAAATGTGGTTTATATACCTCTAacaacaattttttcttttcccaaagtGAATCGGCTTTGTGGTACCTTTGAGAAGCTATGCAAACTTATTGCTGGCAAGGTCACACTGAGCAGTGATGGTTCTGCTGTGATGTTCAATACAGAACTTGAAAATGAAGAGAATTAA
- the HENMT1 gene encoding small RNA 2'-O-methyltransferase isoform X2, giving the protein MEKASLQVADLGCADCTLLQMLKFCSCIEVLAGLDICTSVMKENMHRLSPLPGDYLQPAERPLTVTLHQGSVAHKDPCMLGFDLVTCIELIEHLEQSELVKFPEVVFGFMAPRIVVISTPNSEFNALLPGKALFRHPDHKFEWNQAQFQSWALETARRYDYSVEFTGVGHPPTGMENVGFCTQIGVFVRKYPQTSESAQSEKPTEAVYKTVFRAVYPSLKDEKYLKNAVVSEVIFTAQNIKRSLLDHLMAEHEEYNNDPVERKFQFQPSVNRFSEDLGKLVVEKSMEPFVHGNVVYIPLTTIFSFPKVNRLCGTFEKLCKLIAGKVTLSSDGSAVMFNTELENEEN; this is encoded by the exons GTGGCAGATTTAGGATGTGCTGACTGTACTCTTCTCCAGATGCTGAAATTCTGCAGTTGTATTGAAGTGTTAGCTGGGCTAGATATCTGCACAAGTGTAATGAAAGAGAACAT GCATAGGTTATCTCCTCTTCCTGGTGATTATTTGCAACCGGCTGAAAGACCCCTAACTGTTACCTTGCATCAGGGTTCAGTTGCCCATAAAGATCCTTGCATGCTTGGTTTTGACTTGGTAACGTGTATTGAACT AATAGAGCACCTGGAACAATCAGAACTAGTGAAGTTTCCTGAAGTGGTGTTTGGTTTCATGGCTCCACGCATAGTTGTGATCAGTACTCCAAATTCTGAATTTAACGCTTTGCTTCCCGGCAAAGCATTATTCAGGCATCCAGACCACAAATTTGAATGGAACCAAGCACAATTTCAAAGCTG ggCTCTAGAGACAGCCAGACGTTATGATTACTCAGTGGAATTTACTGGTGTAGGGCACCCACCAACAGGAATGGAGAATGTTGGGTTTTGTACCCAAATAGGTGTGTTTGTTAGAAAATATCCTCAAACCAGTGAATCTGCTCAGTCTGAGAAACCCACTGAAGCAGTTTACAAAACG GTCTTCAGAGCTGTGTATCCAAGtcttaaagatgagaaatacCTGAAGAATGCAGTGGTCAGTGAAGTTATTTTCACAGCACAAAATATTAAGCGAAGTCTGCTGGACCATTTAATGGCAGAACATGAGGAATACAATAATGATCCCGTTGAGAGAAAATTCCAATTCCAGCCTTCAGTGAACCGTTTTTCAGAAGATCTTGGAAAACTGGTTGTTGAAAAGAGCATGGAACCATTTGTCCATGGAAATGTGGTTTATATACCTCTAacaacaattttttcttttcccaaagtGAATCGGCTTTGTGGTACCTTTGAGAAGCTATGCAAACTTATTGCTGGCAAGGTCACACTGAGCAGTGATGGTTCTGCTGTGATGTTCAATACAGAACTTGAAAATGAAGAGAATTAA